The region GAAGGATCTTCCAGGTGCAGCCGATACGCTTCTGGTTCAGCCGCTTTGATGTCTTCCCAATCGCGTCCCAACCATCGCCCAACGTCCGCTTCGACGATCTCAGGTACCGGAGTGATCTCACGACCTGGCTGAATAATCTGGGCCGTTTCCATCGCCCGAACCATCGGGCTCGCATAGACCGCATCGAATGAATATCGGCGTAGAAATTCCCCGGTCAGCGTCGCCTGTTCACGGCCAATCGCCGCTAACGGTCCATTGATGCCGCTGCCTTGCAGGACGGTGGGCTGTTTAAGATTAAAATCGGTTGCCCCATGCCGAACCAGAAACATCCAGCACGTATCGTCTGGGATCGTAACGCTCATGATGCCTCTTGAAAACATGCTTCCGACTGGACGGCGTCTTTCTCAAGCAAACCGATTTCAACCAGCTGTTCAACCAACGTCTTCCATCGCTCCGCAGTCATCTGTCCGAATGATTCTTCTTCGACGTTGGTTAGCGGAACGATTGCCTTGACGCCAAATTCCAATACGCCCGGCGAAAGCTCTGGGTTAAGCGACTCAAGATGTTTGTTGGCCTGCTGGGGGTTTTTCAGATAGTCTTGCCACCCTTTGCGACAAGCACGCATCATCTTTTCGACTAGCTCAGGATTCTCTTTGTTCAGCTTGTCCGAAGTAATCAAAATGCTGGCGTAAGGGTTGTAACCAATCTCTCGGATCGGCAGCACACGCACGTTTGCCCCCTGCTCTTTTGCCAGAAACGGCTCACTGAATTCGTAGGCTTGTTGCGCGAAGTTCTTGTCTCGCAAAAATGCCGCGACACTTCCGTCGTACGGCACCACACGCACATCGGTCAGCGGGACATGCTTGACGAGATATTCCGAAAAGGCCCGGCCGCTATTCATCGCCAGCGTCACGCCCTTCAGCTCTTCCAGTGACTTAATGCCCGACTCTTCATGCACCAGGAAACAGCGAGGACTTTGATCGATCGCTGCGAACGTCGCAACAACATTTGCTCCTTGAGCACGTCCCAAAGGAACCTGATCGGCCGTCGCAACACCGAACTCAACCGAGCCGCGGGCGACCTGTTGAATGACTGGCGACCCTGGACCGCCCGGCAAGATCTCGACATTCAAGCCTTCTTCCGCGAAATAACCGTTTAGCTGCGCGGCGTAAAATCCGCCATGCTCCGCTTCGGGAAACCAGTTGAGTGCCAGCTTCACGTCGGTCCGTGCGGTGGGATCGTTGTCGATCGGTCCAGTATGGTACGTATCGTCCTTGACGTTGCACCCCAAGAAGATGCTAACGACGATCAAAATAGCCCAGCTTGAACGCAATTGGTGCACGGCTAACCTTCCCAAACCCAGCGACGCAGGAACATGCGTCCCAGAATTGAAATCGAAGCGAAAACGACCACGCCTACCAGCGTACTGCATATCGTCCCCGCGAACAGTGCCGACGTGTTCATTTGACTCTTGGAGATAAAAATGAACGAACCGAGCCCTTGATGACCGCCGGTATGCCCTGCGAAGAACTCTCCGACAATCGCCCCAACGACTGCCAGCCCCGCACTCGTTTTCATTCCGGTCAATAAGTAGCGAATCGCGCCGGGAAACTGCAGCTTCCACAATATCTGCCAACGTGTGGCTTTGTTCAGCCGAAACAGATCGAGCAAACCTTGATCTATCGTGATCAACCCTGTCGTCGTGCTCGTGATAATCGGGAACAAGCTGATCATCGTCGTCACCACGATCACACTCAATTCGCCATATCCGAAGATCGCAATCACCAGTGGCGCGATAGCCACGATGGGTACCGTCTGAAAGAAGATCGCGAACGGATAGCCACTTTGCCGCAAGATGGAGGACTGCGAAAAGAAAAGCGAAACGACGACGCCCAGTACGACCGAGATAACGAACCCAGCGACGGCCACCATTCCGGTACGTAACGAATAGCCCAGCAGGTCCCACTTCTTAAGCCACATCGTCTTCGCGACGACGCCGGGGCCCGGCAAGATGTACGGTTCCAGTCCGCTAAACATCACGATCGCCTGCCACAGCAACAACGCAATAACCAACACCAACATCGGCAAAACGATCGTCCGCCACGAAAAGGGTGCTTCTCTCATCGCACGGCCACTCCTGCTAACGTGCTGACCACCTCTCCACAAAACGTGGCGAACTCAGGGTCGTTCCGGAGACTGCTTTCGCGCGGGTACGCAAAGGGAACTTGCATATCGGCCACGATCCGTCCTGGGTGAGCCTGCATTACCAAAATGCGTTGGCTCAGAAAGACCGCCTCGGCGACATTGTGGGTAACGAAAAGCCCGGTCCATTGTTGTCGCTTCCAGATTTCGAGGATCTGCTCGTTCAGTTGATTCCGTAGCATGTCGTCTAAGGCGGCGAATGGTTCGTCCAATAGAAGAATGCCAGGCTCGGTGACGAGTGCCCTCGCCAGCGAGACACGCATCCGCATCCCACCGCTAAGCATTCGCGGGTACTTTTTGCCGTCTGCGTCTTGCAGTCCGACCATGCGAATCGCAGCATCGATTGCCGCGTGATCTTCACGCGAAACGCTCCCTCGCAGTTCCAACGGAAGACGAACGTTTTCTCGGGCAGTTCGCCAGGGAATGAGGTTCGCGTCCTGGAAAACAAACGCTCGCTCCGCAGAGGTTGATTCGTCGAGCTGTAGCATCCCACTGCTCGGTGTTTCCAATCCGGCAATCAGTCGCAAAAGTGTCGACTTACCACACCCTGAAGGGCCCACCAGCGATACGAACTCTCCCGGAGCGATCGACAATCGATCGACCGCTAAAACCGGCGAGTCCGAGCCGAATTGTTTCTCGAGTTCATGGATTTCGATGGCAGACACAGGCACTCATTTTTTCACATTCGAAGTGACGTTTTCGCTGATATTTCTCGGCGAAAACCCTGACACAGCCAAAAACGAGGCTTTTTCCCTATCATTCCCTGCCTGAGCAATCCTACCACCCTTTGGGGGAATTGCTGATTGGGTGGAATAAATCTTTACTTCGAGGGCATCCCTCCCTACGATAACTAATTGAAGCCTTCCTTGTTGCGCGGTCACAACCCCCTCCACTGACCGACCGCATGCAATGTGTTACCCGCGAAGTTTCCTGCCTCCCTGTCCGAAAGTTGTGTTCTTCACGAATAATTCGGATATCGATGTAGGTTCACTCCGTCCCCGCCTAGTAATGCCGATGCCACGAATCATAGTAATCGCGATCCTCTCTCTGCTGACCACTGCCATTGATAGCAGTGCTGCCGAACCGAAGCAGTCAGTGCCAGATTTCTCGAAGGTCCAACCCGTCCTCGAGAACTACTGTTATGGCTGTCATGGCTACGGTGCAGAAGAAGGAGGCGTGACACTCGATAACCTGGAAGAGCTTTCCCAGAAAGATCGCGTCGCCGCCCAGGAATCTTGGCTGGCCGTTTGGCGTAACATGCGTGCTCAAACCATGCCTCCCGCTGACGAAGATCAACCGTCGCAGGAAGAGCGTGACCTGGTCGGCCGCTGGATCGAATCGAAAGTGTTTCGCCTCGATCCTGCCAACCCTGATCCCGGACGTGTCACCATCCGTCGCTTGAACCGCGATGAATATCGCTACACGATTGAAGATCTTTTCGGCTATCGATACAAAGTCGACGAGAATTTCCCTCCCGACGATACCGGCTACGGCTTCGATACGATCGGCGATGTCCTTTCGATCTCGCCGCTAATGACTGAAAAGTACTTTGACGCCGCGCAAGAGATCGTCAAGGAAGTCGTTCCGACAGATGGCAAGCACGACTCGAAATACAAGCGAGTCTTTTTCGACGGTCCGCCGCCGGAAGATGCGAAAGAGCGTGAAGCGTATGCTCGCAAGATTCTAAAGCACTTCGGCACCAAAGCATTCCGTCGACCGATTTCGGACGAAACGCTCGATCGCCTGGTACAAATCCAGCAGCACATCAGTTCGCAGAAGGATCGCACCTTCGAGCATGGCATTGCCCAGTCATTTGCAGCGATGCTTATCTCGCCGCAGTTCCTGTTCCGTGCCGAAATTCAGCCAGAACCGAACAACCCCGGCAAGATCGTGCCGGTCGATGAATACGCATTGGCCTCTCGACTTTCCTATTTCCTCTGGTGCTCGGTACCGGATGACGAATTGATGAAGCTCGCCAGCGAAGGCAAGCTCCGAGAGAACCTCCACGCTCAAGTCGATCGTATGCTGGACGACCCGAAATCGGATCGATTCATTCAGCGTTTCATCGGCCAATGGCTGCAAGCTCAGGATGTGGAATCGATCAGCATCGACGCTCGTCGGGCCCTGGGAATTCGAGATCTCGGCGATTCGTTCCGCGTCTTCAGCAAGACGGTTCGCCGTGCGATGCGGGAAGAGACCGAAATGCTCTTCGAGTACATCCTGAAAGAAAACCGCTCGGTTGGCGAATTACTGACGGCCGACTACGCCTTTTTGAACAAGCCGCTGGCGAAGTTCTATGGCTTGGAAGAAATCAAAGGCCTGGAAGATCGCCAGCTGAAGAAAGTCGACTTGCCTAAGGACAGCAACCGAGGTGGGATCCTCACGCAAGGGACATTCCTTGTCGTGACATCAAACCCAACACGATCCTCCCCGGTCAAACGTGGACTGTTCATCCTGGATAACATTCTGGGAAGCCCACCACCTCCGGCTCCGCCCGATGTTCCGGCCCTGGAAGAAGTCCGCCAGCGAGGCAAGAAGCTGACGATGCGAGAACAAATGGAACTGCACCGTAGCGAGGCATTGTGCAAATCGTGCCACGCACGAATGGATCCACTTGGTTTGGCCTTGGAAAAGTTCACCTACATCGGTCAGTTCCGCGAGGAAGACGACGGCCAAAAGATTGAAACGGCCGGCAAATTGATCACCGGTGAAGAGTTCACGAACGTTCGCGAACTCTCCCATGTACTCGCCAACGAACGCAAAGTCGATTTTTATCGCTGTTTGACCGAAAAGATGCTCACCTTCGCCCTTGGGCGGGGTTTGGAGTATTACGACACACCAACAGTCGACACGATTGTTGACGACATGCTTGCCAACGACGGCAAGCTACGTCGCATGATTCATACCCTCGTGGATAGCGCCCCTTTCCAAAAGCGACGTGGCGATGGCGATCTCCTGTCGTCGACCCACTGATCCTGCCTGCTTTCGCGCAACAAAGGAATTGATGCCATGAAAATGCAACCCACCCGCCGCCATTTCCTCAAAGGACTCGGTATGGCCGTGGCTTTGCCAGCCATGGAAAGCCTGATGCCAGGAACGGCCCATGCGGCTGCACCTAAGACGGCAATGACCGCTGCTGGCGATCCACTTCGCTCGGCGTTCCTGTACGTCCCTAATGGCGTGAACGTGAACAAATGGTTCCCAGAAGGGACCGGCCAAGACTACAAACTAAACGCCACGATGAAGCCTCTGGAAAAGCATCGTAGCGACTTCCAGATCGTCAGCGGTTTGGCCCACGAACATGGTTTTGCCAACGGCGACGGAGCTGGCGACCATGCCCGTGCACATGCCACTTATCTGACCGGAGCACGTCCGAAGAAGACGGCCGGAGCGGATATCGAGCTCGGTATTTCTATCGATCAGGAAATGGCCAAGTACGTCGGCTACGAAACCCGTTTGCCATCGCTGGAGCTTTCCTGTGATGGGGCTCGTAAGTCAGGCTCGTGCGATTCTGGTTACTCGTGCGCTTATCAGTTCAACTTGTCGTGGCGTAGCCAAAACACGCCGATGGCAGCCGAGTCGAACCCACGACTCGTCTTCGAACGTCTCTTTGGTCGTGGCGGTGCCGACGAACGTCAACAGAACTTCGATCGCCGCATGTCCGAACGTCGCTCGGTGCTCGACTTTGTGATGGGCGAAACCAAGCAAATGTCGAAGCAGCTCGGTCGCAACGACGTTCAGAAGCTTGACGAATACCTGACCGGCGTTCGTGAGATCGAACAACGTATCGAAAACGCGGAGAAGTTCCGGGACCTGCCTGAAATCGAAATGGAAGCTCCGGCTGGCATTCCTAAGGAATATGCCGACCACATCCGCTTGATGTTCGATCTGCTCGCATTGTCGTTCCAGACCGATTCGACCCGCGTCGCATCGTTTATGCTCGCCCATGACGGAAGCAATCGCAACTTCCGCGACATCGGCGTGCCGGAAGGACATCACAGCCTTTCGCATCACCAGAACAACGAAGAGAAGCTGGCTAAGATCGCCAAGATCGACCACTTCTACATTCAGCAGTTCGCCTACTTCATCGACAAGCTTAAATCGATGAAAGACCCTTCCGGAGCATCGGTCCTCGATAACTCGATGATCGTCTACGGTAGCGGTCTTTCCGACGGCAATCGCCATCGCCACGACAACCTACCGATCATTTTGGCTGGTAAGGGTGGCGGTACGCTGCAGACCAATCGCCACTTGCAGCTCGATGCAAAAGAACGCACCCCGATGGCCAATATGTTCGTCACGATGATGAACCGCATGGGTATCCAGGATGCCGACTTCGGCGACTCGACCGGCAAGCTAGATATCATCTAACGCCCTGCCGCATGCCAACATATCCCGCCCAGTCCTCCTCCCTTTTGGAAGAGGACTACAGAGCGGGATTTTTTATGCGCCCGGCGCTGCTAGCAATCCTGCGGAATCAGTTCCGTTGAAAGCAGGAATCTTGTCGCTTGCCAAGAATCCGGTCACATCGACCTTGTAAAAATTGCAATTCAACTGATAGACTCTTCCTCGCGCACCAAAAGCCTTTGGGATGCGTAATGGATCGACCGGCCCCGATTGATTGCCGGTCTCTGATGCTTCTGCGACAAGGAGGTCGCGGTGCTCAACCGACGTCCACTCAAGCACAAATTGCTCTTAGGCAGCGGCCTGCTGCTGATCTTGGTGCTCGCGCTGTTCGCGGTCACGTTCACCGGCGGTCTGTCGTATCGTCAAGTCGCCCGCGACATTAGTGCTCGCTCCGTCGAACTCCCGCTCGCGATCGACTTTTCTCTCGCGGTTACCGAACTTCGCCATACGCTCAATCAGGCCAAGCAAGCCAAACGGCTGACGACATTCTTCGATTCCAGCGCGGTTCCACCCCTGCTGCATGAAGAATTCCGTGGGAAGTTTCTGTCGGTTCAAGAAGCCCTCCGGCGGTACGAAGACCAGCTCAACCGAAGCGGCGCTGGCGATAGCGATATCGGCGACGATTCGGACGAACGCGACACCATCGGTGAAATCCATGGTTCGATTCAAAAACTGGATCAGCTATACCAAGACGCCGATTGGTTTCATAACGAAATCAAAAGCGACGAACTAAGTGGCGAGATCGACCGCTTGCATGTCCTCGCTAAAAAGCTGCCGTCGTTCCTGATTGAAGACATGCAGCAGCTCAAAGACGAAGTCCGCGACCAATACCGCAACTGGATTACCGCCTCGTTAGTCGTTATTGCGATGACCGTTTGTGCGATTGCATTCGCCGCGTATGCCAGCTGGCGATGGCTGTTCAGTCCATTGAAGATTTTGATGG is a window of Bremerella sp. TYQ1 DNA encoding:
- a CDS encoding ABC transporter permease, with amino-acid sequence MREAPFSWRTIVLPMLVLVIALLLWQAIVMFSGLEPYILPGPGVVAKTMWLKKWDLLGYSLRTGMVAVAGFVISVVLGVVVSLFFSQSSILRQSGYPFAIFFQTVPIVAIAPLVIAIFGYGELSVIVVTTMISLFPIITSTTTGLITIDQGLLDLFRLNKATRWQILWKLQFPGAIRYLLTGMKTSAGLAVVGAIVGEFFAGHTGGHQGLGSFIFISKSQMNTSALFAGTICSTLVGVVVFASISILGRMFLRRWVWEG
- a CDS encoding DUF1592 domain-containing protein, translated to MPRIIVIAILSLLTTAIDSSAAEPKQSVPDFSKVQPVLENYCYGCHGYGAEEGGVTLDNLEELSQKDRVAAQESWLAVWRNMRAQTMPPADEDQPSQEERDLVGRWIESKVFRLDPANPDPGRVTIRRLNRDEYRYTIEDLFGYRYKVDENFPPDDTGYGFDTIGDVLSISPLMTEKYFDAAQEIVKEVVPTDGKHDSKYKRVFFDGPPPEDAKEREAYARKILKHFGTKAFRRPISDETLDRLVQIQQHISSQKDRTFEHGIAQSFAAMLISPQFLFRAEIQPEPNNPGKIVPVDEYALASRLSYFLWCSVPDDELMKLASEGKLRENLHAQVDRMLDDPKSDRFIQRFIGQWLQAQDVESISIDARRALGIRDLGDSFRVFSKTVRRAMREETEMLFEYILKENRSVGELLTADYAFLNKPLAKFYGLEEIKGLEDRQLKKVDLPKDSNRGGILTQGTFLVVTSNPTRSSPVKRGLFILDNILGSPPPPAPPDVPALEEVRQRGKKLTMREQMELHRSEALCKSCHARMDPLGLALEKFTYIGQFREEDDGQKIETAGKLITGEEFTNVRELSHVLANERKVDFYRCLTEKMLTFALGRGLEYYDTPTVDTIVDDMLANDGKLRRMIHTLVDSAPFQKRRGDGDLLSSTH
- a CDS encoding ABC transporter ATP-binding protein gives rise to the protein MSAIEIHELEKQFGSDSPVLAVDRLSIAPGEFVSLVGPSGCGKSTLLRLIAGLETPSSGMLQLDESTSAERAFVFQDANLIPWRTARENVRLPLELRGSVSREDHAAIDAAIRMVGLQDADGKKYPRMLSGGMRMRVSLARALVTEPGILLLDEPFAALDDMLRNQLNEQILEIWKRQQWTGLFVTHNVAEAVFLSQRILVMQAHPGRIVADMQVPFAYPRESSLRNDPEFATFCGEVVSTLAGVAVR
- a CDS encoding DUF1552 domain-containing protein; amino-acid sequence: MKMQPTRRHFLKGLGMAVALPAMESLMPGTAHAAAPKTAMTAAGDPLRSAFLYVPNGVNVNKWFPEGTGQDYKLNATMKPLEKHRSDFQIVSGLAHEHGFANGDGAGDHARAHATYLTGARPKKTAGADIELGISIDQEMAKYVGYETRLPSLELSCDGARKSGSCDSGYSCAYQFNLSWRSQNTPMAAESNPRLVFERLFGRGGADERQQNFDRRMSERRSVLDFVMGETKQMSKQLGRNDVQKLDEYLTGVREIEQRIENAEKFRDLPEIEMEAPAGIPKEYADHIRLMFDLLALSFQTDSTRVASFMLAHDGSNRNFRDIGVPEGHHSLSHHQNNEEKLAKIAKIDHFYIQQFAYFIDKLKSMKDPSGASVLDNSMIVYGSGLSDGNRHRHDNLPIILAGKGGGTLQTNRHLQLDAKERTPMANMFVTMMNRMGIQDADFGDSTGKLDII
- a CDS encoding ABC transporter substrate-binding protein, yielding MHQLRSSWAILIVVSIFLGCNVKDDTYHTGPIDNDPTARTDVKLALNWFPEAEHGGFYAAQLNGYFAEEGLNVEILPGGPGSPVIQQVARGSVEFGVATADQVPLGRAQGANVVATFAAIDQSPRCFLVHEESGIKSLEELKGVTLAMNSGRAFSEYLVKHVPLTDVRVVPYDGSVAAFLRDKNFAQQAYEFSEPFLAKEQGANVRVLPIREIGYNPYASILITSDKLNKENPELVEKMMRACRKGWQDYLKNPQQANKHLESLNPELSPGVLEFGVKAIVPLTNVEEESFGQMTAERWKTLVEQLVEIGLLEKDAVQSEACFQEAS
- a CDS encoding histidine phosphatase family protein, whose translation is MSVTIPDDTCWMFLVRHGATDFNLKQPTVLQGSGINGPLAAIGREQATLTGEFLRRYSFDAVYASPMVRAMETAQIIQPGREITPVPEIVEADVGRWLGRDWEDIKAAEPEAYRLHLEDPSVHPYPEGESATDVAHRTVPALMNLLEQNLGNRILVVAHNIVIRVMVAHLYAIPLKQMRTIRQDNCAVNVIRLQGDKRELVTANSTFHLDTLNQ